In Carya illinoinensis cultivar Pawnee chromosome 16, C.illinoinensisPawnee_v1, whole genome shotgun sequence, a single window of DNA contains:
- the LOC122299757 gene encoding putative receptor protein kinase ZmPK1 → MGTLIWLILFSALFAPATSTNRTFSSGLSLSSENPEDVLTSPNGVFSAGFYPVGENAYCFAIWFASRTSRRQDRTVVWMANRDQPVNGRKSKLSLLRTGNLILTDAGKFIAWETNTVFISSLELHLYDTGNLVLRTLGGDSLWESFDFPTDTLLPQQFLTRNTKLVSSRSQTNYSSGFYKLLFDNDNVLCLLYDRANISSPYWPAPWLTRGQAKRFVYNSSRIAVLDSFGNFSSSDKFTFSSTDYGQLLHRRLTLDYDGNLRLYSWDVEGEMWVVSWQAWQVPCIIHGVCGANSICSYFPDIGRKCSCIRGYKMINHTDWSQGCEPEFDLSFGKNKFDFWQQSHLDFYGFDYGSYNNYTLAQCKTLCLELPECRAFQYSFSPEDTHSSCYPKTLLMNGHRLPSFGGSFYLRVPKKDLSNPLSNANLAEEIGLNCPSEARLLLERVYLKNRINGTVKFMLWFVCGLGGLEIVGIFLVWCLFIRTPKSSTADKQGYLLAITGFRKFTYSELKKATKGFTEEIGRGAGGIVYKGVLADNRVAAIKQLYEANQGEEVFLAEVNIIGRLNHMNLIEMWGYCAEGKQRLLVTEYMEHGSLADNLSSNSLDWKKRFEIALGTAKGLSYLHEECLEWVLHCDVKPENIFLDSNYQPRVADFGLSKLQSRGEPNNPSFSRMRGTRGYMAPEWVFNLPITSKVDVYSYGIVVLEMVTGKDVAKGVHDTDSGEQPQHKRLVSWVREKKNRATLTESWLEEIIDPSLKGKYDVRKMETLIGVALQCAEEEKDARPSMREVVEMLLAPENYH, encoded by the coding sequence ATGGGCACTCTGATCTGGTTAATCCTCTTCTCGGCATTGTTTGCTCCGGCGACATCCACAAATCGCACTTTCAGCTCTGGTTTGTCTCTCTCCAGCGAGAACCCGGAAGATGTTTTGACTTCGCCGAATGGAGTGTTCTCCGCGGGCTTTTACCCCGTCGGTGAAAATGCTTATTGCTTTGCCATATGGTTCGCCTCCCGAACCTCAAGGCGTCAGGACCGCACCGTTGTCTGGATGGCCAACCGAGACCAACCGGTTAACGGAAGGAAATCGAAGCTCTCCCTGCTCAGAACTGGTAATCTTATCTTAACCGACGCCGGTAAGTTCATCGCCTGGGAGACAAACACTGTTTTTATCTCGTCTTTAGAATTGCATCTTTACGATACTGGTAATCTTGTTCTACGAACTTTGGGTGGTGACAGTTTGTGGGAAAGCTTCGACTTTCCCACAGATACCTTGCTTCCCCAGCAATTTCTAACCAGAAATACAAAGCTTGTCTCCTCGAGAAGCCAGACCAACTATTCCTCTGGCTTCTACAAGCTTCTTTTCGATAATGATAACGTCCTCTGCCTTCTTTATGATCGGGCTAACATTTCCAGTCCTTACTGGCCTGCACCATGGCTTACGCGCGGGCAAGCCAAAAGGTTCGTGTACAATAGTAGCAGAATCGCGGTGCTTGATTCCTTCGGGAACTTTAGTTCTTCTGATAAATTTACCTTTTCGTCAACTGACTATGGGCAATTGCTTCATAGAAGATTGACCCTTGATTACGATGGTAATCTTCGATTGTACAGTTGGGACGTGGAGGGCGAGATGTGGGTTGTTTCATGGCAGGCCTGGCAGGTACCTTGTATTATTCATGGTGTTTGTGGCGCTAACAGTATATGCAGCTATTTTCCTGATATTGGCAGAAAGTGTTCGTGCATTCGAGGATATAAGATGATAAATCATACCGATTGGTCTCAAGGGTGTGAACCCGAATTTGATCTCTCTTTTGGGAAAAACAAGTTTGATTTTTGGCAGCAATCCCATCTTGATTTCTATGGTTTTGATTATGGTAGCTACAACAACTATACACTTGCTCAATGCAAGACGTTATGCTTGGAATTGCCCGAGTGCAGAGCATTCCAATACTCCTTTTCCCCGGAAGATACACATTCAAGTTGTTACCCCAAGACTCTATTGATGAATGGACATCGTTTGCCTTCTTTTGGAGGAAGCTTCTATCTGAGAGTGCCGAAAAAAGATCTCTCAAATCCCCTTTCGAACGCCAATCTTGCAGAAGAAATCGGTTTAAATTGTCCAAGTGAAGCTCGCCTGCTACTAGAAAGAGTATACTTAAAAAACCGGATAAACGGGACTGTGAAATTCATGCTCTGGTTTGTATGTGGATTAGGAGGACTAGAAATTGTGGGTATCTTTTTGGTGTGGTGTCTCTTCATTAGAACCCCCAAAAGTTCTACTGCAGACAAGCAAGGCTATCTTCTTGCCATCACTGGATTCAGAAAATTTACATATTCGGAGTTGAAGAAGGCCACAAAGGGTTTTACTGAAGAGATTGGAAGAGGTGCTGGAGGGATTGTATACAAAGGGGTGTTGGCAGACAATCGAGTTGCAGCAATCAAGCAACTATACGAAGCCAACCAAGGAGAAGAAGTATTTTTAGCAGAAGTGAACATCATTGGTAGGCTTAACCACATGAACTTGATAGAAATGTGGGGTTACTGTGCCGAGGGAAAGCAGCGGCTTTTGGTGACCGAGTACATGGAGCATGGTTCATTGGCAGACAACCTCTCTTCCAATTCACTTGACTGGAAGAAAAGGTTTGAAATTGCTTTGGGCACTGCAAAAGGCCTGTCTTATTTGCATGAAGAGTGCTTGGAATGGGTTTTACACTGCGATGTAAAACCTGAAAACATATTCCTAGACTCTAATTATCAACCAAGGGTTGCAGATTTTGGCCTGTCCAAACTACAAAGTAGAGGAGAACCCAACAATCCGAGTTTCTCGAGGATGAGAGGAACCCGCGGATACATGGCTCCAGAGTGGGTATTTAATCTACCCATCACCTCCAAAGTAGATGTTTATAGCTACGGGATTGTTGTGTTGGAGATGGTGACCGGAAAAGATGTAGCCAAGGGTGTCCATGACACAGACAGTGGAGAGCAGCCACAGCACAAAAGGCTTGTTTCGTGGGTGAGGGAAAAGAAGAATAGGGCGACTTTAACTGAGTCTTGGCTTGAAGAGATCATAGACCCAAGCTTGAAAGGCAAATATGACGTACGAAAGATGGAAACTCTGATTGGGGTTGCTCTACAATGtgcagaggaagaaaaagatgcaAGGCCCAGCATGAGAGAAGTCGTTGAGATGCTTTTGGCCCCAGAAAATTATCATTAG